A window from Streptomyces sp. NBC_00299 encodes these proteins:
- a CDS encoding response regulator transcription factor: MRVVLAEDLFLLRDGLVRLLEAYDFEIAAAVETGPELARALAELEPDVAVVDVRLPPTHTDEGLQCALEARRKKPGLPVLVLSQHVEQLYARELLADGSGGVGYLLKDRVFDADQFVDAVRRVAAGGTAMDPQVIQQLLSRRAADDQPLARLTPRETEVLELMAQGRTNAAIAERLVVTERAIAKHTANIFAKLGLEVSDDDNRRVLAVLAYLDHGR; encoded by the coding sequence TTGCGCGTTGTCCTAGCCGAAGACCTGTTCCTGCTGCGCGACGGCCTGGTCCGGCTCCTTGAGGCCTACGACTTCGAGATCGCGGCGGCCGTGGAGACGGGCCCCGAGCTGGCGCGGGCGCTGGCCGAACTGGAGCCGGACGTCGCCGTCGTCGACGTACGCCTGCCGCCGACGCACACCGACGAGGGGCTGCAGTGCGCGCTGGAGGCCCGCCGGAAGAAGCCCGGTCTGCCGGTGCTGGTTCTCTCGCAGCACGTGGAGCAGCTGTACGCGCGCGAGTTGCTCGCCGACGGCAGCGGCGGGGTGGGGTATCTGCTGAAGGACCGGGTCTTCGACGCGGACCAGTTCGTGGACGCCGTACGGCGGGTCGCGGCGGGCGGCACGGCGATGGACCCGCAGGTGATCCAGCAGCTGCTGTCCCGGCGCGCGGCGGACGACCAGCCGCTGGCGCGGCTCACGCCCCGTGAGACGGAGGTGCTGGAGCTGATGGCTCAGGGCCGCACGAACGCGGCGATCGCCGAGCGGCTGGTCGTCACGGAGCGGGCGATCGCCAAGCACACCGCCAATATCTTCGCCAAACTGGGCCTGGAGGTGTCGGACGACGACAACCGTCGCGTGCTGGCGGTTCTCGCGTATCTCGACCATGGCCGGTGA
- a CDS encoding sensor histidine kinase gives MTYDTKSGTGGDQRTRARGMGLAAVRGLALALVSLPVAVLCFVLSLVSIALIPIGVGIVTTPWVLTGVRAFADWRRVLAAEWGGVRIPPAYRPLPKDANPWARTFGMLGDPATWRDLRWLPVDMTAGFVTALLPAVLLFYPLEGFAIAAGLWRVLPDGYWYGFVQVEGQASALGAAALGLGLLFVAHFYTPRLLQVHFQLTRAVLGAGQGELAERVRVLTETRQDAVDTSAAELRRIERDLHDGAQARLVAMGMDLGTIEMLVDKDPEKAKQLVAQARRSSADALDELRDLVRGIHPPVLAERGLGDAVRALALRLPVAAEVNVELPGRAEAPVESAAYFAVSEVLTNAVKHADADRIWIDLHHREGRLRVTVTDNGRGGAVIGTGSGLAGIERRLGTFDGVLAVSSPAGGPTMVTMEIPCALS, from the coding sequence GGGGCTGGCGCTGGCCCTGGTCTCGCTGCCGGTCGCCGTTCTGTGCTTCGTCCTGTCCCTCGTGTCCATCGCGCTCATCCCCATCGGCGTCGGCATCGTCACGACACCTTGGGTGCTGACGGGGGTACGGGCGTTCGCCGACTGGCGGCGGGTCCTCGCGGCCGAGTGGGGCGGGGTGCGGATTCCGCCGGCGTACCGGCCGTTGCCGAAGGACGCCAACCCGTGGGCCCGCACCTTCGGGATGCTGGGCGACCCGGCGACCTGGCGGGACCTGAGGTGGCTGCCGGTCGACATGACGGCGGGGTTCGTCACCGCGCTGCTGCCGGCCGTGCTGCTCTTCTATCCGCTGGAGGGGTTCGCGATCGCGGCGGGGCTGTGGCGGGTCCTGCCCGACGGGTACTGGTACGGCTTCGTGCAGGTCGAGGGGCAGGCGTCCGCGCTCGGCGCCGCCGCCCTCGGCCTCGGTCTGCTCTTCGTCGCGCACTTCTACACGCCGCGCCTGCTCCAGGTCCACTTCCAGCTGACCCGCGCCGTCCTCGGCGCCGGCCAGGGTGAACTTGCCGAGCGGGTACGGGTGCTGACGGAGACCCGCCAGGACGCCGTCGACACCTCCGCCGCCGAACTGCGCCGTATCGAACGGGATCTGCACGACGGGGCACAGGCGCGACTGGTGGCGATGGGTATGGATCTCGGGACCATCGAGATGCTGGTCGACAAGGACCCGGAGAAGGCCAAGCAACTCGTCGCGCAGGCCCGCCGGTCCTCCGCCGACGCCCTCGACGAGCTGCGCGACCTCGTGCGCGGCATCCACCCGCCCGTGCTCGCCGAGCGCGGACTGGGCGACGCCGTACGGGCGTTGGCGCTGCGGCTGCCGGTCGCCGCCGAGGTGAACGTGGAGCTGCCCGGGCGGGCCGAGGCGCCCGTGGAGTCGGCGGCGTACTTCGCGGTCAGCGAGGTGCTCACCAACGCCGTCAAGCACGCGGACGCCGACCGGATCTGGATCGACCTGCACCACAGGGAGGGCAGGCTGCGCGTCACCGTCACCGACAACGGCAGGGGCGGCGCGGTGATCGGGACCGGTTCGGGGCTCGCCGGAATCGAGCGGCGACTGGGTACATTCGACGGCGTCCTGGCCGTCAGCAGCCCCGCGGGCGGTCCCACCATGGTCACCATGGAGATCCCTTGCGCGTTGTCCTAG